The genomic region ATATCATATGCCACATGGTGACATCACTGGACGGAAAGGTCACCGGCGACTTTTTAGGAAAAAGCGCATACAGTGGACTCATTGAGGACTATTACAGAATACACAGGGAATACGGCGCGGACGGTTTTCTCTGCGGCAGAGTGACGATGGAGAGCAGCTTTCCCCAACCGCCCGCCCCGACGGCGGTGTACGACGGCCCACCTATTGTGCGGGAGGATTATATTGCGGAGAGTGCGGCGTTTTACGCGGTTGCCATCGATCCGCAGGGAAAGCTTTGGTGGAGTGACCGCGCCATTGCCGACACGGATGACGGCTACAATGACGCGCATATCATCGAAGTGTTGACCCAGAGTGTCTCCGACGTCTTTTTGGCACATTTGCGGGGTAAAGGCGTTTCATATCTCTTCGGCGGTAAAACCGAACTGGACCTTTCCCTTGTCGTCCAAAAGCTCAAACGGGTATTTGGCGTGGAAACTCTGCTGCTTGAGGGCGGCGGGATTGTCAACGGCTCCTTTCTTCAGGAGGGACTGATCGACGAAATCAGTCTTGTGGTGATTCCTGCAGCCGAGCCGTCGGAAAAGGCGGTTCCGCTCTTCCAAACGGGCCACTATCAAACCGGTGACATAGCGGCGGCTTCTTTCAGGCTGAAAGAAGCAAAAAATCTAGACAACGGCGGTCTATGGCTGACCTATCAAAAGCAATCATAAAGGAGTAATGAATATGTACAATTTTATTTTTCAAAATACAACCAAGATTTACTTCGGTGAAAACCGGCTAGGTCATTTGGGTGAAGAATTAAAGCAGTATGGAACCCGTGTATTGCTGACCTATGGCGGAGGCTCTATCAAAAAAATCGGCCTTTATGACAAGGTGACGGAGGAACTGAAAAGGGCCGGGCTGACTGTCTTTGAACTGTCCGGCATTGAGCCTAATCCTCGTCATACCACTGTCAATAAGGGGGCGGAACTCTGCAAAAAGGAAAAGATCGATGTACTGCTTGCGGTCGGCGGCGGCTCGACTATCGACTGTACAAAGGCAATTGCCGCTGCAACATTTTACGACGGAGACAGTTGGGACCTGGTAACACATAAAGCACCGGTTAGCAAAGCGCTGCCGGTACTCACAGTATTGACACTGGCGGCCACCGGTTCGGAGATGGATGCGGGCGGCGTCATCAGTAATATGGATACTAATGAAAAGTATGGTTTGATTCATCCGCTGCTTCAGCCCAAGGTATCTTTCCTCGATCCTACCAATACCTATTCTGTTAGCGCGTTTCAGACTGCCTGCGGCAGTGCGGATATCTTGTCACATATTTTTGATGTCACCTATTTTACTGCTACTGAGAAGATGGATATGGTGGACCGTATTATGGAGGATATTATCAAAACCGTTATCAAATATGCTCCGATTGCCGTAAAGGAACCGGAAAACTATCAAGCACGAGCCAACCTGATGTGGGCTGCTTCATGGGCGCTGAATGGATTTTTGCAAACCGGGGCTTTTCAGGCTGCCAGTTGTCATGCCATGGAGCATGAACTTTCTGCATTTTATGACATTACCCACGGTCTTGGCCTTGCTATCCTCACTCCCCGCTGGATGGAGTATATTCTGGATGAATCCACTGCACCGCAGTTTAAGAAATTCGGTGTTAATGTGTTCGGTGTGGATGCGTCGCTTTCCGATATAGATGGTGCAAAGCAAGCCATTGTGTGTCTGAACGATTTCCTGTTCAAAACGCTGGGCCTGCAAAGTACTCTCACTGAAATCGGTATTGATGATAAGAACTTTAAAGTCATGGCGAAAAAAGCCTGCAAAGGCGATGTACTAAAAGGGTTTAAGCACTTAACGCCAGAGGACGTGGAGAACATCTTTAAGATGTGCCTGTAAGAAGGAAGTAAACTATGACACGATATACCTGGTGAAATAGACCTCAAAGTTATTCTCTTGCTTTTCCTTATTACAAAAAATGCACCTTACGCTTTGCGTAAAGTGCATTTTATTTTTAGTCTGAACAAGCCCAAGTGGTATGTGGAAAATGTGGTTGCATTTCCGTGGACATAAGTAAAACCATCACATTTTAAGCTAGTTTGAAAGAGCAAATACAGTCTGTTTCTGCCCATGCCTGAGGATTGACCATCGTATTCTGGTATGTTAGGATGAAACTGGTAATTAATATCAAGGATAAGTGCCATGGGCTTAATAGGGAAGCTTGGTGTTTTGACCGGGGATGTTTTTTTAGAGTAATTTTTACATAATAAGCCTTCCTGCCTACAGAGCTGGCTCATGTGTTTTTCTTTTGGAATTAGGCAGAAAGCCTAATCAATCAATGCATTAATTGGCCGCCGGAGTAAGACCGGCAACTATTATACGGCGTATATTCTATTTAAGGGAGATGGAGGTTATGAGGCGTTTTTTATCTTTTAGGCGCATGATGAGCGCTATGCTTGGTTTGATATTGTCATTTTGGTTGATTGTTCCCTGCGTGCAGGCGGAAACCAAAACTTTGCCCAGAGACACAAAGCTGCATCCGCAGGGGTGGGCGGTTGGCGATCTACTTGAATTTAAAAAAGGTACGATCCTTACGACCAATGATTTAGGAGAAGTAATTTCCGGTACTTTGAAGGATGATACATTTCTCCAGCCTTGCGGCTGGGAAAGAGTAATTAATGATTACCACTACATTTCCGCCTATGCCAATATTGACCCCTTTTTCTCCCGGTTTCATCGCTCCTTAGTAGAAAGAACCTATAACATAGCTATTCCCGGCTACGGGCATTTACGCTATAAAGGTGGAGCCCCGGTTACCTTTAGCGAACAAGGAGAAGTGATTTCCGGTACAATCGCTGAGCCGGCAACCGTTCGACTGGTGGCGGGGAAATACGGTTTTCTGACCTTTAAAGAAAACACCGTTCTTTCGTTTTATGATTCCGGTGTGATCCGGTCCGGTGTCTTGGACGAGGATACCAATTTGCGGCCTGTAGGCTGGAAAGCAAATCTTTTCGCAAGTGACTCGGCCGGTTTTGTGAAGTTTAAGGCAAAACAAGCCATAGAATTCAATGAGAATGGGGAAGTTACCACCGGGACCCTAAAGGAAATGGCTAATTGGCGTTCAACGGAAGGGGAAGCCGTCGAATTTCCTGCTAATACTGTTGTACACTTTAATGACCAGGGTGCAGTAATGGAAAAAGCTGCTTCCTAATGTATGGCTGGTTAGAAAAAGCTGGTTTCTAAGGCTGTCGTTTATAAGTCAAACATTATCGAATCCGATTCAAGCAGGGAATAGAAAAGCCTATGGAACGTTTTTTTGTGTCAATGGCTGGGCTTCGGGTTTTAATTGATGTTCCCCTTGTGTGTTCCATGAAATTACGGTAATCGGAGTGATAAAGAACTGTCGGTTTGAAGGGGTATCACCTGGGCATGCACTAGAACATAACTACAATAAGTATGGAAACGAACAGCACGCTCTTAGGGCGTGCTTTCATTTTCTTTATGAGGAGTTTATATTTTGATTACCAGAAAGCATGCTAGGCCTGCTAGCAGCCATAGTAAAAACAAAGCCCAACGTTTTTTTCGTGTTTCATGACGTAGTGCACGATTAAGATCATGTTGCTTTGCTTTTCTTTTTTGTACTATTCCGGCAGGTAAATTGCCATCAGATAATGTAATTGCAGCAAAAGGACACTCTACGGCGCAGTGGCCACAGCCAATGCATTTCGTTTGATTGATTATATACTGCTTCAAACCTTTTGTAACTGCTCCTACTTTACATGCTTTTTTACATATCCCACACTTTTCGCAGGCAGCGTTAATTTGGAATGGCATACTGTTCACCGACTTTCAAGGTTGATATAAAAAGTTTAGCCTGCGATTTCGAATTTGCCTGTTTCATTAAATTAATTCAGAATCAATGTCTTTGCCGGAAATGGGGAATGATGATCTAGGCTGAGCGATGCCAAACAGAAAAATATCTACCAGTTTCTCCAATTCAGAAAGCACGGTATTGCTGCACCAGATAGTTTCCAGACAGAAGGGATCCTGAAGAATTCCGTCAACCATATTCTGCAGTAAGCTGATGTCAATGGAATGTAGACGGCCGCCAGCGATATTGACTTCAAGGGTGGCGGCAATTTTTTGCCACTGATTTTCCCGTATTGTAATGATTTGATCCCATTCAGCCGGATAATGCAGTTTCAAATCAAGAAGAGCTATCCGGCTGAATGGGGCAAGTGTCTGTTGGTATGCAAAGAGTAAGGCGGAAAGCTCAGTAGACAGTGAGTGATAAGGCAACTCATCGGTCATCTGACGGATGTTATTTAGTCTGAAGCCGACAAGTTGGCTGATCAGTTCCGTTTTACTATTAAAGTAGGAATAGAACTGGTCGGGCGAAAGGGACAGACGAGCTGTTAGTTGTTTCAGGGTAAAAGCGGCGCCCTGCTGATTGAATGCAGTCTGGGCGGCTAATAAGATTTCCCGCTGTGATAACACAGGACTATGCCTCCTTTTGGCAACTGATGAGTTTGGAATGCAGATTTATATATGATGATAATTATTCTCAATTAATTTTAAAAAATAAAGAGCCTGCTACAGCCAAATGTATTTTTCGGTATCAGTATTGAACAATGCATCAGAAATATAGCAAAGTCTAGAACAGACAGAGCGATTTGAAAAGAGGGTTGTCTGTTCTAGTAAATTCAGTGTTTAGATAGCATAGGTTTTAGTTAGATATGGTTTTTACCTGCCTTGAGATGTTAAACTTCAGCAACAACCCGGCAGGGTAGCCCTGTCAGTCCTTCATAATTGACCGGATAAGTATGCACTAAAAACGGCTGGCCTTTAGCCACTGCAAGCAATGTATCCAGATTAGCCAGATTCTCAATCACAAAGACTCCATGATCAGCACAATACTGGTCGGCCCGGAAATGTTCGGCAGGCTTGCGGATACCAGGGAAGTCAATGCCAATCATGCTTACTCTTTTATTTACAAGATCGGTAATCAGCGCATCGGATAGTTCGAGAAGGGTTTGGAGATAGGCAGGAGTTCCAAACTTATTTTCCTTTAAGCACCCGCTGTAAAACATAATAAAATCATGTTCAGCAATTTCGTCCATATTGATATCGCCTGCTTCAATTTCTCGCTCCTTCACGTGGCTGACATCAAACAATATTCCTCTTCTTTCAGTATTCTCCAGCGGGAATTTTTTGTTCATTACGTCGAAGTGGGTGCCGATGTGCCCGAATTGAACAACAGGAGGTATTTGACCAGAAGCAGTCATACTCGACATTATTTTTAGAATTTCTTCGGTAACGGTAACTGACAGATCAATTTTCATTATACATCACTCCTTATAATATCGTTAGTTTCCTGGGAAACAATTTTATTATATGGCGATATTGTTTCCGTGTCAACTATGAATTTGTCGACATGGAATAATATATGTCTGACTTTGGGGGACAAGGGGGCAGGTACATTGTTCCAAAGATAAAAGAATGTTAAACTAACCTAGAAGTGATAAAAGCCAAGAGCAGTTAGCGGAAAAGAAATCTGTCCTTTTTGCAACATCTGATCGAGAGGTGTAATAGATAAAATGTAGTGGGACGAGAAACCTGTCCTCATGGCCTCGGATCATTATTTTTTTATGCTGCGCGCGTTTCAATATCCCCAGTGTCATTTAGTCTTGCTATAATGTTATTGGGAAGAAAGACATGACAGGCCAGATAAATACAAGTATTTTAAATCCTATTTAGGTGGTGACATGAGAATGAGCGATATATTAGCAGGGCTTAACGAGCAACAGCGACAGGCTGTAACGACTACTGAAGGCTTTATCCGTGTGATCGCCGGCGCGGGCTCCGGCAAAACGCGGGCGCTGTCCCACCGGTTCGCCTATCTGGTAAACGATATTGGCATCATGCCGGCCAACATTCTCTGCGTTACCTTTACCAATAAATCGGCGAATGAAATGAAGCAACGTATCCGCCGCCTCACCGGCGACAGCGATACAGGCTATATCAGCACGTTCCACAGCTTTTGCGTAGCCGTTTTACAAGAGGATATTAATACTGTACAGTATCCGAAGAACTTTCTCGTGCTGGACAACGCAGATATCGACGCCATGCTGAAGATCATCTATGAGGAGCGCGGTCTCACACTGCGCCATATGACCTTTTCCAAAGCACGGGACATGATCGAAATACGCAAGATCTTCAAAGATCCCGAGTACTATGAGCATATGATAGCGCTTCCTTTGGATAAATTGCAGCAAAGGTACCTGGATGCCGTGGAACCAGATGACATTATTTTCTGGGGTTATCTTTATCAACAAAAGAAGTGCTTCAGCCTGGACTACAACGACCTGATCAAATATGTGCTCTATATCTTCAGCGTCAACGAGGTAATTCGGTTAAAGTGGCAAAAACGGCTGGAATACATCATGATCGATGAGTATCAGGATATCGATGAGCTGCAGTATCGCCTGATGAAGGTATTGTGTGCCTACCATCAAAACCTGTTTATTGTAGGCGATCCGGACCAGACCATTTACACCTGGCGGGGAGCCAGCGTATGGTATATATTGAACTTTGATAAAGAGTTTTCTAATGTCCGCACCATCATGATGATGACTAATTATCGATCTACACCGCAGATTGTGGCCGTAGCCAACTCTCTGATCGGGAACAATAAACACCGCATAAAAAAGGATTTGCTCCCGGTGCTGCCGGATGACACCAAGGTTGTCTACCATCACGCCAAAACAGCGGAGGCGGAGGCCAAATGGATAGTGGCTGAAATCAAGCAACTCGTCGCTAATGGCATAAAGCTCGGCGACATTGCCATTCTATATCGTGCCCATTATATTTCCCGCATGCTGGAAGAGGTATTGTTGAAGGAAGAGGTACCGTACAAAATTTATAGCGGCGTACAGTTTTTCAACCGTATGGAGATCAAGGATGCGTTGTCATATTTGCGTCTGATAGCCTATAAGGACGACTTGTCTTTCCTGCGGATAGCCAACGTGCCCAAACGCAATATCGGTGAACGGCGCATGAAGTTTTTGCAGGACTACGCCATGCAGAATCAATGCTCGCTTTACAGTGCATTGGAACGGACAATCGATAGCGAAATTTTCAAGAGTACCAAGGCACAGCAGTTCGTAGCCCTGATCGAACGATTTTCGGCAGGCTATCAGGGGTTGCCTGTCTCCGAACTGTTGAATGCGGTCCTTGACCAGAGCGGCTATGAAGTGATGCTCCGGACAGAAGGCAGCCAGGAACGGCTGGATAATCTGGCGGAACTGAAACAGTCGGTTTATGAATATGAAATATCCTGCGGTGAGGAATGCACACTGGAAGACTATCTTGCCCATGTGGCGCTGCTGACAAACACTGATGCTCTTTCCGGTCAGAACTCGGTCAAGCTGATGACTGTGCACACGGCCAAAGGGCTGGAGTTTCTCCATGTGTTTCTTTGCGGACTGGCGGAAGGCGTGTTCCCGTCGAGGAAGACTGCCACGCTCGAGGGAATGGAGGAGGAGCGCCGCCTGGCCTTCGTCGCTTTTACCCGGGCCCCAAAAGCACTGTTTATCACCGATGCGGAAGGACGTAATTTTGACGGTTCGCATCGTTATCCGTCCCGCTTTATCTTTAATGTGGACAAGGCGCTGCTTGTCTACACAAATGAATTGGACGACAGTCTGGTATATGAAACAAACTGGAATATCACCAGTAGTGAAAAGATGTTGGCAGCGCAAGCTTCCGGGCCTGTCTTCAAGCCGGGTGACCGGATTGTTCACAGCATACTGGGGAGCGGAGCCGTGATCGATATTGAATACGACAAAGCCGCTTACGTGATCAAGTTCGATGACCTCGGGACAATGCGAAAAATCAATTTTAAAGCAAAGCTTGAGGCAGAGAGTGCTTTCAACGGAAACAAGTGAATTATAACGTGGTAGTAGCCTATGGCTTTTTATCAGCCGTTATTTTACCGTATCATTTCCTATCGAGGGCGTAGCATTTCTAGGTCTCAAGGAATAATTATTTAACCTTGCACTATAATGGTATAGCGAATAAAAATAAGGACAAAAAAATGTGGTCATGATACAATAATAAAATATTAATAAAAAATATTTTTTCAAGCTTGGAAAGGTAGCTAGGGTTCCGCCTTTTATGAGGGCTGCGACCGAGCGCTACAGCCGCTTTGCGGGGGCACCTATTGGCACAAAAAGCCCGAGGGGGATAGCTTGGCGTATTTACGTGCGTCAAGATATCTCTCCGGGCTTATTTTTTTTAAGAAGGGATTGAGTGTTTATGATTGCCGATCAATATGACGTTTTTCTGTTTGACCTTGACGGTGTAATTTATCGTGAGGATGCTGTTTTGGCAGGAAGCAGAAGGTGTATTAGAAAACTTCGGGCACTGGGGAAAAAAGTTTATTTCTTGACGAATGATCCGCGACCAACTAGACAAGAGTTATGCGATCGCCTAAATTCAATGAAGATAGCAGTGTCACAAGAAGAAATAATTACTTCTGGTTGGGCGACTGCTCAGTATCTAGCTGAAAATAATATCTCAGATGTTTTTGCAATTGCCACCGAAGGATTTATTAGCGAATTGGAGGCCCTTGGTATTAGAACAAAAAATGACGGTAGTTGCCAAGCCGTTGTAGCTGGTTATAATGAAAATACGAATTTTGCGCAAATTCAGCAGGCAATAAGACATCTAGAGAAAGGCGCACGGTTTATTGCTACCAATGCTGATCAATCATTTCCAGGGCAAAATGGCCGGTGCATTGCGACAGGGGCAATTGCTGGAATGATCCGTATGGTTAGTGGAAAACAACCGCTTATTATCGGTAAGCCCTACTCTTATATTTTCTCGATTGCTTTCAGGAGAATTGTCCCTGATTCACGGGTGGTCATGATTGGCGATAGCCTGGAAACAGATATCTTAGGAGCACATCAACAAGGAATTGATGCTATCCTTTTATCCAAAGATGAGTTGCGTTTTCCGTCAAAGTACGATTATCGGATACCAGATAAGATTATTCCTACTCTTTTGGATTTGTTTAAGCCTGATATTGAAGTGGAGAAGTGGAGAAATCCGGGTTTTTTATGGCCGGATGCTGTAAAACCCGGAGTAGCGGCAGTAATATTCAATGCACAGCGTCAGGTACTATTGGTTAGACGTAATGACAATGGCTTGTGGAGTCTTCCTTCAGGACATCTGGAAATTGGTGAAACGGTTGTAGAGGCAATTAAACGGGAAATACAAGAAGAGACAGGGTTGATTGTGGACGTGGAGAAACTAATAGGTGTCTATTCAGATCCCGTTTCGCAAGTTTTTTCTTATCCGTCTGGTGGTACTACTCACTTCATTACCTTGAGTTTTTTATGTTATATAACAGGTGGATGTATGCAAGCGGACTATGGTGAGATTGCGGAAGTTGCTTTCTTCGATACAAGTCATTTACCAACCAATATGCTAAAAATGCATCCACAATGGCTAACAGATGCATTGGCTGACCAAAGTTTTTCTTTTTTTCGATAAAACGAGGCCGTTACGTACCAACCGGTCCAGTCAGGTGGAGGACGTCTTCGGGGTACTCTTTTTTTCTTCCTTTTTTCCCAAAAAAGAGCGTGTTGCATTGTG from Propionispora vibrioides harbors:
- a CDS encoding dihydrofolate reductase family protein — protein: MDRPYIICHMVTSLDGKVTGDFLGKSAYSGLIEDYYRIHREYGADGFLCGRVTMESSFPQPPAPTAVYDGPPIVREDYIAESAAFYAVAIDPQGKLWWSDRAIADTDDGYNDAHIIEVLTQSVSDVFLAHLRGKGVSYLFGGKTELDLSLVVQKLKRVFGVETLLLEGGGIVNGSFLQEGLIDEISLVVIPAAEPSEKAVPLFQTGHYQTGDIAAASFRLKEAKNLDNGGLWLTYQKQS
- a CDS encoding iron-containing alcohol dehydrogenase; translation: MYNFIFQNTTKIYFGENRLGHLGEELKQYGTRVLLTYGGGSIKKIGLYDKVTEELKRAGLTVFELSGIEPNPRHTTVNKGAELCKKEKIDVLLAVGGGSTIDCTKAIAAATFYDGDSWDLVTHKAPVSKALPVLTVLTLAATGSEMDAGGVISNMDTNEKYGLIHPLLQPKVSFLDPTNTYSVSAFQTACGSADILSHIFDVTYFTATEKMDMVDRIMEDIIKTVIKYAPIAVKEPENYQARANLMWAASWALNGFLQTGAFQAASCHAMEHELSAFYDITHGLGLAILTPRWMEYILDESTAPQFKKFGVNVFGVDASLSDIDGAKQAIVCLNDFLFKTLGLQSTLTEIGIDDKNFKVMAKKACKGDVLKGFKHLTPEDVENIFKMCL
- a CDS encoding indolepyruvate ferredoxin oxidoreductase subunit alpha; the protein is MPFQINAACEKCGICKKACKVGAVTKGLKQYIINQTKCIGCGHCAVECPFAAITLSDGNLPAGIVQKRKAKQHDLNRALRHETRKKRWALFLLWLLAGLACFLVIKI
- a CDS encoding TetR/AcrR family transcriptional regulator; this encodes MLSQREILLAAQTAFNQQGAAFTLKQLTARLSLSPDQFYSYFNSKTELISQLVGFRLNNIRQMTDELPYHSLSTELSALLFAYQQTLAPFSRIALLDLKLHYPAEWDQIITIRENQWQKIAATLEVNIAGGRLHSIDISLLQNMVDGILQDPFCLETIWCSNTVLSELEKLVDIFLFGIAQPRSSFPISGKDIDSELI
- a CDS encoding cyclase family protein → MKIDLSVTVTEEILKIMSSMTASGQIPPVVQFGHIGTHFDVMNKKFPLENTERRGILFDVSHVKEREIEAGDINMDEIAEHDFIMFYSGCLKENKFGTPAYLQTLLELSDALITDLVNKRVSMIGIDFPGIRKPAEHFRADQYCADHGVFVIENLANLDTLLAVAKGQPFLVHTYPVNYEGLTGLPCRVVAEV
- a CDS encoding ATP-dependent helicase; the encoded protein is MSDILAGLNEQQRQAVTTTEGFIRVIAGAGSGKTRALSHRFAYLVNDIGIMPANILCVTFTNKSANEMKQRIRRLTGDSDTGYISTFHSFCVAVLQEDINTVQYPKNFLVLDNADIDAMLKIIYEERGLTLRHMTFSKARDMIEIRKIFKDPEYYEHMIALPLDKLQQRYLDAVEPDDIIFWGYLYQQKKCFSLDYNDLIKYVLYIFSVNEVIRLKWQKRLEYIMIDEYQDIDELQYRLMKVLCAYHQNLFIVGDPDQTIYTWRGASVWYILNFDKEFSNVRTIMMMTNYRSTPQIVAVANSLIGNNKHRIKKDLLPVLPDDTKVVYHHAKTAEAEAKWIVAEIKQLVANGIKLGDIAILYRAHYISRMLEEVLLKEEVPYKIYSGVQFFNRMEIKDALSYLRLIAYKDDLSFLRIANVPKRNIGERRMKFLQDYAMQNQCSLYSALERTIDSEIFKSTKAQQFVALIERFSAGYQGLPVSELLNAVLDQSGYEVMLRTEGSQERLDNLAELKQSVYEYEISCGEECTLEDYLAHVALLTNTDALSGQNSVKLMTVHTAKGLEFLHVFLCGLAEGVFPSRKTATLEGMEEERRLAFVAFTRAPKALFITDAEGRNFDGSHRYPSRFIFNVDKALLVYTNELDDSLVYETNWNITSSEKMLAAQASGPVFKPGDRIVHSILGSGAVIDIEYDKAAYVIKFDDLGTMRKINFKAKLEAESAFNGNK
- a CDS encoding HAD-IIA family hydrolase gives rise to the protein MIADQYDVFLFDLDGVIYREDAVLAGSRRCIRKLRALGKKVYFLTNDPRPTRQELCDRLNSMKIAVSQEEIITSGWATAQYLAENNISDVFAIATEGFISELEALGIRTKNDGSCQAVVAGYNENTNFAQIQQAIRHLEKGARFIATNADQSFPGQNGRCIATGAIAGMIRMVSGKQPLIIGKPYSYIFSIAFRRIVPDSRVVMIGDSLETDILGAHQQGIDAILLSKDELRFPSKYDYRIPDKIIPTLLDLFKPDIEVEKWRNPGFLWPDAVKPGVAAVIFNAQRQVLLVRRNDNGLWSLPSGHLEIGETVVEAIKREIQEETGLIVDVEKLIGVYSDPVSQVFSYPSGGTTHFITLSFLCYITGGCMQADYGEIAEVAFFDTSHLPTNMLKMHPQWLTDALADQSFSFFR